A region from the Acyrthosiphon pisum isolate AL4f chromosome A1, pea_aphid_22Mar2018_4r6ur, whole genome shotgun sequence genome encodes:
- the LOC107882752 gene encoding uncharacterized protein LOC107882752 produces the protein MSKRSQRIVNSSLLKKNKTSNSIALVKPNASHEYKFFKPRQLFKSATSGVNKNSEVILSQMIQPTQSLLAKQNVSQNNEVILSQMIQPNQSLLELLKVSEVSYIVEYFT, from the exons GTCCAAAAGAAGTCAACGAATTGTAAATAGCTCTTTATTAAAGAAG AATAAAACATCGAACTCGATAGCTTTGGTCAAACCAAATGCAAGCCACGAATACAAGTTTTTCAAACCCAGACAACTGTTTAAATCAGCTACTTCTGGAGTTAataag AACAGTGAAGTGATTTTAAGCCAAATGATACAGCCAACTCAGTCTTTATTAGCAAAGCAAAATGTTTCTCAA AACAATGAAGTGATTTTAAGCCAAATGATACAGCCAAATCAGTCTTTATTAGAATTACTAAAAGTTTCTGAAGTGAGTTACATAGTTGAATATttcacttaa